In Pan troglodytes isolate AG18354 chromosome 20, NHGRI_mPanTro3-v2.0_pri, whole genome shotgun sequence, the genomic window GAAGGGTCAGTTCCCCATCCCATCCATCACCTGGGAACATGCAGGGCGCTATCGCTGTCAGTACTACAGCCACAGTCACTCATCAGAGTACAGTGACCCCCTGGAGCTGGTGATGACGGGTGAGAGGACACTCAGGGCTCCCAGCCCCAGGCTCTGCCCTCAGGAAGGGGGTCGGCTCTCAGGGGCATCTCCGCTCTCACAGCTCAACCCTGGGGATGATGTGGGAGGTCTGAGCCCCATTTAACACGGTGCCTCCTTCTCTCCTAGGAGCCTACAGCAAACCCACCCTCtcagccctgcccagccctgtggTGACCTCAGGAGGGAACGTAACCCTCCAGTGTGGCTCACAGGTGGCATTTGACGGCTTCATTCTGTGTAAGGAAGGAGAAGATGAACACCCACAACGCCTGAACTCCCATTCCCATGCCCGTGGGTGGTCCTGGGCCGTCTTCTCCGTGGGCCCCGTGAGCCCGAGTCGCAGGTGGTCGTACAGGTGCTATGGTTATGACTCGAACTCTCACTATGTATGGTCTCTACCCAGTGATCTCCTGGAGCTCCTGGTCCCAGGTGAGAAATTCACAGCATTGCCTGGAGTTCCCTGAGTCTCCCTGAGTCTCCAGGCAGGTGGGGAGCAGCCGCGTCTCAGGGCAGCTCCAGGTGGGATGATGTTGGGGCGAGAGGGCTCAGGGCTCCTGGGGCCAGAGACACAGGAAGATCAGCGGGGGAGAGGGAGGGTTTGTGGGGAAGCCTGAGGGTCAGCTCCTGGAAACCATGAGCACCTTTTCCCAGGTGTTTCTAAGAAGCCATCACTCTCAGTGCAGCCAGGTCCTATGGTGGCCCCTGGGGAGAGCCTGACCCTCCAGTGTGTCTCTGATGTCGGCTACGACAGATTTGTTCTGTATAAGGAGGGAGAACGTGACTTCCTCCAGCGCCCTGGTTGGCAGCCCCACGCTGGGCTCTCCCAGGCCAACTTCACCCTGGGCCCTGTGAGCCCCTCCCACGGGGGCCAGTACAGATGCTACGGTGCACACAACCTCTCCTCCGAGTGGTCGGCCCCCAGTGACCCCTTGGACATCCTGATCACAGGTGAGGAGCCCAGCGGTTTCagtcagggacccaggctctgcACAGGCCCTGCCCGGGGAGCCCAGGTGGTGATGGCCGGAATGAGGGTTGGGGGTCccaagggagggagagacagagagagacaggggatgggcagggaggggagactcagagaaaacagagacagagagactaagGGTCCCAGGGAGAGGCCTGGGGAGGTGTCAGCTCAGAGCAAGGTGGGGCAGCCCCTCGCCCATCCTTCTTCTCTCTAGGACAGTTCTATGACAGACCCTCCGTCTCGGTGCAGCCGGGCCCCACCGTAGCCCCAGGAAAGAACGTGACCCTGCTGTGTCAGTCACGGGGGCAGTTCCACACTTTCCTTCTGACCAAGGAGGGGGCAGCCCATCCCCCACTGCATCTGAGATCAGAGCACCAAGCTCAGCAGAACCAGGCTGAATTCCGCATGGGTTCTGTGACCTCAGCCCACGCGGGGACCTACAGATGCTACAGCTCACTCAGCTCCAACCCCTACCTGCTGTCTCTCCCCAGTGACCCCCTGGAGCTCGTGGTCTCAGGTGAGGGCCCTGACCTTGTCCTCTCCGAGCTCAAAGGCTCAGCTCAGGCCCTGCCCCCAGCAGAGCTCTGGGACAATAATGAATGAGGGGAGTGAAGGGGGAAGGTCCACAGGGGAGGGTCCAGCCCATGGGGGGGTGGAAATAGGCAGGGACCTCCCACCCCTGGCTCCCACCCCTGAAGTCTCAGTAAAGAGCATGAAGGGCTGGGAGGAgacgggggcgggggggcgggtgGTGAACCTCAGAGATGTGATTAGACTGAGGGTGGAAGACGGAGACCCCACCCGCTCCCCTCCTGATGTCTCCACCTCAGAATCAGAGCCTCTGGGGGTCCCAAACCCTAAGTCCTGACCCCATGGGTGACAAAACCAGCCACTCCTAGCTCAAGAGAAGTTTCTAGACTCATCTCAATGCTACCTCCAATATTCAGGGTCTGACTTCCAGGGCAGCAGAGGGGAGGGTGTGTTCCATGTGGCTTCCTGGTGCTCCAGGGATGGGGCAGGTGTTCCCTCCGTGGTGTTCAGCGGGGAGGGAGGTGTCTGAGGTTCAGCATTGATGAGTGGAGCAGCGGGGTCTTTCCCACTCCCCGAGCAGGATTCCCAGGAGCCGTCACCTCTCATGGGGGAGCCAGGGTCAGAGGAGATCACAGTCAGGTGCTTGGTCTAGGAGTCAGGTGGGAGGAGCCTGGGGAGGTGGGGCTGGGTCTGTGATGGTTCAGCCTCTCCTTGGGAGGTGGAACTTCTGAAAGAGACCATTCCCCTTGCACCCTGGACTCCTCATCTGAATAAGGGGGAGCTGCCTGGATGTGACCGCCCCAAAGCCCCTTCATTTCTGACCTTCTGGGGCATCTGGGATGTGGCTCATCCTAGACCTGCTCCCATCTACAGCCCTCTCTGGCCCTCTCCTAATTCTCCCAATAACTGAGACTTGTTAAGAGTTAAAAAACCAACGGAGATGGGGGCAGGTGCATGCAGTTTTACCCATCCCTCCTGGAATCTCAGCTTAGTAAGACAAAGACacaatatttgggaaaaaacaaaagtttacAAAACCCCGCTGGTTGAGAGTCTCCCCTCTCTCGTGTACAAGAGAAAATTTCTCCAATTTTCTACCAAAATCAATAGCTGGCACAGCTCTGCAGGACCCCCAGCCCCTGACCTTGTCCTGCAGGATGTGTGATGAGTAGAGGAAGGAGAACAGGCTGGGTGGGGAGGATTTGGGGTCCAAGCCTGACTTGGACACTGGGAAGATGCTGGGGCtgatggaggaggaagagaggcaggTGAGATGGAGAGAGGACAGATGGACAGTGTACTGGCAGCTCTCATTTCTCATTTCCAAGAGCCCCTGAGTATGAGCCCTTCACCCACACCTGCGGGGTCCCTGGGCCATCTCAAGACAAGAGAGGAGGCTGCTTGGGCCTCGGTGGGATCTGACTCTGATGAGGCTGGAGTCCACCCCAGATGTGCTCCTTTAGAGAGAAGCACCCCAGCTGTGGGTGCCGCTCACACCGCCCCTCCTGTGCTCACCTGGAGGCCTCTGTGCTCAGGGCATCCCTGAGAATAAGGAGGGGCCCTGCACCTGCTCCCTGGACAAGTCAGGCAAGTATTCACAGCACGTCTTTCTGTTTAACTCATTTCTACTCTGCATTTTCTGTATGCACTTGTcctttgttactttttttctaaaacttttaaaacagtaTTTGAATATATGAATTTATAATATATGAACTTAAAattgtatgcatatattatttaaaaatccttatttATACTCCCCTTTAATTGAGTCTTgatttaatttatacattcaatgtaGAAACAAATTTCTCATTAATATCAAGTCTTCCTCCTTCAcacattaaaaatgaagattttcttaatgaatttaagacatgttttgaaattttactcCTAAGAATAttgtatggtcattttaacttAAAGAATTATTCAACATCTTTAACAATTGATAAGTGAGGTatttgatttctttatatatatatattttattattatagtttaagttctaggctacatgtgcacaatgtgcaggtttgttacgtaggtatacaggtgccatgttggtttgctgcacccatcaactcgtcattcacattagtatttctcctaatgctatccttctccCAGCCCCCGACCCCTAGactggccccggtgtgtgatgttccccgccctgtgtccatgtgttctcattgttcaactcccataggagtgagaacatgcggtgtttggttttctgttcttgtgacagtttgctgagtgatggtttccaggttcatcaatgtccctgcaaaggacatgaactcatcctttttaaaggctgcgtagtattccatggtgtatatgtgccacattttcttaatgcagtccactgatggacatttgggttggttccaagtctttgctattgtgaatagtgccacaataaacatatgtgtgcatgtgtctttgtcatagaatgatttataaccctttgggtatatgcccagtaatgggattgctgggtcaaatggtatttctagttgtagattcttgaggaatcgccacactgtcttccacaatggttgaactaatttacactcccaccaacagtgtaaaagcgttcctatttttccacatcctctccagcatctgtagtttcctgactttttaatgattgccattctaactggcatgagatggtatctcactgctgttttgatgtgcatttctctgatgaccagtgatgatgagcatttttgcatatgtctgttgcctgcataaatgtcttctcttgagaagggtctgttcatatcctttgcccactttttgatttttttttttttgtaaatgtgtttaagttctttatagattctggatattagccctttgccaaatgggtagattgcaaaaattttctcccattctgtaggctgcctgttcactctcatgatagtttcttttgctgtgcagaagctctttaattagatcccatttgtctattttggcttttggtgCCATTGCTTGTGGTGTTTTAgtcgtgaagtccttgcccatgcctaggtcctgaatggtattgcctaggttttcttctagggtttttatggtgttaggtcttacatttaagtctttaatccatcttgacttaattattgtatagggtgtaaggaagggatccagtttcagctttctacatgtggctagccagtttttctagcaccatttattaaatagggaattctttccccatttcttgtttttgtcaagtttgtcaaagatcagatggttgtagatgtgtggttttatttttgagggctctgttctgttccattggtctgtgcatctgttttggtaccagtaccatgctgctttggttactgtagccttgaagggtagtttgaagtcaggtagcgtgatgcctccaactttgttctttttgcttaggattgtcttggcaatgcgggctcttttttggttccatatgaactttaaagtagttttttccagttatgtgaagaaagtcagtggtagcttgatggggatagcattgaatctataaattcctttggacagtgtggccattttcacaatattgattctttctatccatgagcatggaatgttcttccatttgtctgtgttctcttttaattcattgagcagtggtttgtagttctccttgaagaggtcgttCACATCctttgttagttggattcctaggtattttattctctttgtagtaattgcaaatgggagttcactcatgacttggctctctgtttgtctattattggtttataggaatgcttgtaatttttgcacattgattttgtatcctgagactttgctgaagttgcttatcagcttaaggagattttgggctgagtcaatggggttttctaaatatataatcatgtcatctgcaaacagataatttgactttctcttttcctaattgaatacactttatttctttctcttgcctgattgccctagccagaacttccaacactatgttgaataggagtggtgagagaggaaattcttgtcttgtgccggttttcaaagggaatgcttctttgcccattcagtatgatattggctgtgggtttgctataaatagctgttattattttgagatatgttccatcagtaccgagtttattgagagtttttagcatgaagggctgttgaattttgtcaaaggccttttctgcatctattaagataatcatgtggtttttgtcattggttctgtttatgtgatggattacatttagtgatttgcctatgttgaaccagccttgcatcccagggatgaagctgacttggtcatggtgggtaagctttttgatgtgctgctggatttggtttgccagtattttattgaggatttttgcatcaatgttcatcagggatattgacctaaaattctccttttttgttgtgtctctacgaggctttggtatcaggatgatgctagcctcataaaatgagttagggaggattccctctttttccattgattggagtagtttcagagagagtggtaccagctcctctttgtacttctggtagaattcggctgcgaatccttctggtcctggactttttttggttggtaggctattaattattgccttcatttcagaacctgttattggtttattcatagattcaacttctttctggtttagtcttgggagggtgtatgtgtccaggaatttatccatttcttctagattttctagtttatttgtgtagaggtgtttacagtattctctgatggtagtttgtatttctgtggaatcagtggtgatatcccctttatcatttttcattgcatctatttgatacttctctcttttcttgtttattagtcttcctagcggtctatcaattttgttgatcttttcaaaaaaccagctccaggattcattgattttttgaagggttttttgtgtctctatctccttcagtcctgctctgatcttagttatgtcttgccttctgctagcttttgaatttgtttgctcttgcttctctagttcttttaattgtgatgttagggtgtcgattttagatctttcctgctttctcttttgggcatttagtgctataaatttccctctacacactgctttaaatgtgtcccagagattctgttatgttttgtctttgttctcattggttccaaagaacatctttatttctgccttcatttcatacccagtagtcattcaggaagaggttggtcagtttccatgtagttgtgtggttttgagtgagtttattaatcctgagttgtaatttgagtgcactgtggtgtgagagacagtttgttgtgatttctgttcttttacatttgctgaggagtggtttactaccaattatgtggtcaattttggaataagtgcaaagtgatgctgagaagaatgtgtattctgttgatttggggtgtagagttcagtagatgtctattaggtctgcttcgttcagacctgagttcaagtcctgcatatccttgttaactttctgtctcgtggatctgctctggtttctccccatctttgtggttttatccacctttggtctttgatgttggtgacctagggatggggttttggtgtggatgtcctttttgttgacaTTGATGCtactcctttctgtttgttagttttccttctaagagtcagaCCCCTCAGCAGCAGGTCTGTTggtgtttgctggaggtctaTTCCTGCCAGACcttatttgcctgggtatcaccagcagaggctgcagaacagcaaatattgctgcctgaccCTTCCTTttgaagcttcatcccagaggggcacccacctgtttgaggtgtctgttggcccctactgggaggtgtttcccagtcaggctacacgggggtcagggacccacttgaggatgcAGTCTGTCCGTTGTTGGAGCTCGAATGCcgtgctgagagaaccactgctgtcttcagggctgtcagacagggacgtttaagtctgcagaagctgtctgctgccctTTGTTctactatgccctgcccccagaagtggaatctgtagaggcagtaggccttgctgagctgtggtgggctccacccagttcgtgCTTCCAGGcatctttgtttacactgtgagctactccaacctcagcaatggtggacgcctcTCCCTCCATCCAGCTGCAGCATCacaggtcgatctcagactgctgtgctagcagtgagcaaggctccgtgggtgtgagacctgccgagccaggcacgggagggtatctcctggtctgccagttgctaagactgtgggaaTAGTGCAGTAGTTGGTCAGGAGGGTACTGTTTCTCCGGatacagtctgtcacggcttcccttggctaggaaagggaaatcctccgaccccttgtgcttcccaggtgaggcgacaccccatcctgcttcagctcgcccttTGTGGGCTGCAGCCACAGTCCAACCAGTCTCAATGAGAtaaaccaggtacctcagttggaaatgcagaaatccgGCTGCAGACCGGAGCCATTCCTATTCGACCATCTTGGAAGcaacacctatttttttttaaagaaggatagGTATCCATGAGAAAGTGACTGGtttctttatgttctttttatttgttattcaCCCACTAGAGAATGGTTCCTTTCTAATTACTCTTCAATGATCTCCTTTAATTTCTGGTACAATTTTAGAAACCATAATAcatggaaattttatttctttatttctaaattacatgccaatatttctcaaatattaacGTGTATATAActacataataaatacatatctgaagttttacatatatacacaggtTCTATACATTACACATGATGTGAGTGGAGGTATatctaaacacatttttatatgtattcatcCATATGCTTCACATATTTGACATGACAGGTCTTTACAGGTTTGTTATTGGTCTTCTTATCTAGATTCACACTTGCTAGAGCAGAAGTATTCATTTATGAACCTCGGATAGCACCAGCATTTAACATATGCATATCtctgtgtgtgggcatgtgtgcaCCTGTATCGCATTCTAGGGGTTACTGCCTGTATGAGGAATTAGTTACCTAAGGATTAAACGGAAGATGAAACCCTAGGTGAAGTGGTTGAGGGCAT contains:
- the LILRA2 gene encoding leukocyte immunoglobulin-like receptor subfamily A member 2 isoform X1, producing the protein MTPILTVLICLGLSLDPRTHVQAGILPKPTLWAEPGSVIIQGSPVTLRCQGSLQAEEYHLYRENKSASWVRRIQEPGKKGQFPIPSITWEHAGRYRCQYYSHSHSSEYSDPLELVMTGAYSKPTLSALPSPVVTSGGNVTLQCGSQVAFDGFILCKEGEDEHPQRLNSHSHARGWSWAVFSVGPVSPSRRWSYRCYGYDSNSHYVWSLPSDLLELLVPGVSKKPSLSVQPGPMVAPGESLTLQCVSDVGYDRFVLYKEGERDFLQRPGWQPHAGLSQANFTLGPVSPSHGGQYRCYGAHNLSSEWSAPSDPLDILITGQFYDRPSVSVQPGPTVAPGKNVTLLCQSRGQFHTFLLTKEGAAHPPLHLRSEHQAQQNQAEFRMGSVTSAHAGTYRCYSSLSSNPYLLSLPSDPLELVVSEPLSMSPSPTPAGSLGHLKTREEAAWASVGSDSDEAGVHPRCAPLERSTPAVGAAHTAPPVLTWRPLCSGHP
- the LILRA2 gene encoding leukocyte immunoglobulin-like receptor subfamily A member 2, with translation MTPILTVLICLGLSLDPRTHVQAGILPKPTLWAEPGSVIIQGSPVTLRCQGSLQAEEYHLYRENKSASWVRRIQEPGKKGQFPIPSITWEHAGRYRCQYYSHSHSSEYSDPLELVMTGAYSKPTLSALPSPVVTSGGNVTLQCGSQVAFDGFILCKEGEDEHPQRLNSHSHARGWSWAVFSVGPVSPSRRWSYRCYGYDSNSHYVWSLPSDLLELLVPGVSKKPSLSVQPGPMVAPGESLTLQCVSDVGYDRFVLYKEGERDFLQRPGWQPHAGLSQANFTLGPVSPSHGGQYRCYGAHNLSSEWSAPSDPLDILITGQFYDRPSVSVQPGPTVAPGKNVTLLCQSRGQFHTFLLTKEGAAHPPLHLRSEHQAQQNQAEFRMGSVTSAHAGTYRCYSSLSSNPYLLSLPSDPLELVVSASLGQHPQDYTVENLIRMGVAGLVLVVLGILLFEAQHSQRSLQDAARR
- the LILRA2 gene encoding leukocyte immunoglobulin-like receptor subfamily A member 2 isoform X2 → MTPILTVLICLGLSLDPRTHVQAGILPKPTLWAEPGSVIIQGSPVTLRCQGSLQAEEYHLYRENKSASWVRRIQEPGKKGQFPIPSITWEHAGRYRCQYYSHSHSSEYSDPLELVMTGAYSKPTLSALPSPVVTSGGNVTLQCGSQVAFDGFILCKEGEDEHPQRLNSHSHARGWSWAVFSVGPVSPSRRWSYRCYGYDSNSHYVWSLPSDLLELLVPGVSKKPSLSVQPGPMVAPGESLTLQCVSDVGYDRFVLYKEGERDFLQRPGWQPHAGLSQANFTLGPVSPSHGGQYRCYGAHNLSSEWSAPSDPLDILITGQFYDRPSVSVQPGPTVAPGKNVTLLCQSRGQFHTFLLTKEGAAHPPLHLRSEHQAQQNQAEFRMGSVTSAHAGTYRCYSSLSSNPYLLSLPSDPLELVVSEAAETLSPSQNKTDSTTTSLGQHPQDYTVENLIRMGVAGLVLVVLGILLFEAQHSQRSLQDAARR